The following proteins are encoded in a genomic region of Cardinium endosymbiont of Culicoides punctatus:
- a CDS encoding AAA family ATPase translates to MIVKKNKTIYTMVLCLMLSLFSCKANKYGMEQENKRTGEDLEQITKMDIDHLPIGDADIKNVISSGYYADKTKFAGKLLMEGKPTFLVRPRRFGKSLLISTIATIAEGAIHKELFKNYFIYNGAFEDENGKTIKYDWKKYPVIRLDFSRFNNETTDSLKFSIKKSLYRTAEIYGIEAKIENPKGNDSMQDYYIDLITKLKILRNDYEPKIVLLIDEYDSPIVNLDWSSKQYNDCMKVLKDFLTLVKSCAGDCQLIFLTGVTKFSLVNLGSGANIFQGNDVSLENAFSDVAGYKEEDIKSLFENRFNYVIREMEKRTGQTYTKEGIMEAIKSYYNRYRFSYDGPSMYNPNSVLSFFQRGNLQGYWYRTGDPSILLNQMRNEIDRFDLDWEKLRFYVTEDDIMFTQSKKPLSLEALMYQTGYLTIDTYNPANGQYALKIPNEEVKMALAQNIQEVFLDEQKEIGVHHKEHVLAALQQEDWPRLLQLFRDACFANTSYEALKNDEKDFQNILHAFLNGVCHHTVGGPRIRVEEHSGSGRSDITMDHIKNNVVYIIELKKNQSAEVAIEQIEHKNYSGKYFRKKKIVHIGLNCIFNREDINHRNINECMIAVKRQDSNNNLTKDPKKKFVFKDEKFVEEAINVETLEKQKTASQTKKKIRSNA, encoded by the coding sequence ATGATTGTTAAAAAAAATAAAACCATTTATACGATGGTATTATGTCTTATGCTATCTTTATTTTCATGCAAGGCAAATAAGTATGGTATGGAACAAGAAAATAAAAGAACAGGAGAGGATTTGGAACAAATAACAAAAATGGATATAGACCATCTTCCTATTGGAGACGCCGATATTAAGAATGTTATAAGTTCTGGTTATTATGCAGATAAAACTAAATTTGCTGGTAAGCTTTTAATGGAAGGGAAGCCTACATTTCTGGTACGGCCACGTAGATTCGGGAAATCATTATTGATAAGTACCATAGCTACCATTGCTGAAGGAGCAATACATAAAGAGTTATTTAAGAATTATTTTATCTATAATGGAGCATTTGAAGATGAAAATGGCAAGACCATAAAATACGACTGGAAAAAATATCCTGTAATTAGATTGGATTTTTCTAGATTTAATAATGAAACTACTGATAGTCTAAAATTTTCTATTAAAAAATCTTTATATCGTACTGCTGAGATTTATGGTATTGAAGCTAAGATAGAAAATCCTAAAGGTAATGATAGCATGCAAGATTATTATATAGATTTAATTACAAAATTAAAAATATTAAGAAACGATTACGAACCTAAAATAGTTCTTCTAATAGATGAATATGACAGCCCTATAGTCAATTTAGACTGGAGTTCAAAGCAATATAATGATTGTATGAAAGTGCTTAAAGATTTTTTGACTCTGGTTAAAAGTTGCGCTGGTGACTGTCAGTTAATATTTCTAACTGGCGTAACTAAGTTTAGTTTGGTGAACTTAGGTTCCGGTGCGAATATATTTCAGGGTAATGATGTTTCTTTAGAAAATGCATTTTCAGATGTTGCTGGTTATAAAGAAGAAGATATAAAAAGTCTGTTTGAGAATAGGTTCAATTATGTCATACGAGAGATGGAAAAACGTACAGGACAAACATATACTAAAGAAGGTATTATGGAGGCTATAAAATCCTATTACAATAGGTATAGATTTTCCTATGATGGACCATCTATGTATAACCCAAATTCTGTATTATCTTTTTTTCAGAGAGGAAATTTGCAAGGTTACTGGTATAGAACAGGCGATCCTAGTATTTTACTCAATCAGATGAGAAATGAAATTGATAGATTTGATTTGGATTGGGAAAAGTTAAGATTTTACGTTACTGAAGATGATATCATGTTTACACAAAGCAAAAAGCCGTTAAGCTTAGAAGCTTTAATGTATCAAACAGGTTATTTAACCATAGATACCTATAATCCTGCTAATGGGCAATATGCATTAAAAATTCCTAACGAAGAAGTAAAGATGGCACTTGCACAAAATATACAGGAAGTGTTTTTAGATGAACAAAAAGAGATAGGCGTACATCATAAAGAGCATGTACTTGCAGCTTTACAGCAAGAAGATTGGCCTCGTTTATTGCAGCTATTTAGGGATGCTTGTTTTGCGAATACAAGCTATGAAGCACTTAAAAATGATGAAAAAGATTTTCAAAATATTCTTCATGCTTTTCTCAATGGTGTTTGTCATCATACAGTAGGTGGCCCTAGAATTCGTGTAGAAGAACATTCCGGTAGTGGGCGATCAGATATAACTATGGATCACATAAAGAATAATGTAGTTTATATTATAGAATTGAAAAAGAATCAGAGTGCTGAAGTAGCCATCGAACAGATAGAACACAAAAACTATTCTGGTAAATATTTTAGAAAAAAGAAGATCGTACATATAGGCTTGAATTGTATTTTTAATAGAGAGGACATCAATCATCGCAATATCAATGAATGTATGATTGCAGTAAAACGGCAAGACAGCAATAACAATCTTACCAAGGATCCTAAAAAGAAATTTGTATTTAAAGATGAAAAGTTTGTAGAAGAAGCAATAAACGTAGAAACATTAGAAAAGCAAAAAACAGCATCACAAACGAAGAAAAAAATTAGAAGCAATGCCTAA